A genome region from Paradevosia shaoguanensis includes the following:
- the pyk gene encoding pyruvate kinase: MRRLRRVKIVATLGPASQDEKTIEELARAGADVFRINMSHASHELLAQTVTRIRNVEKVLKHPLGILVDLQGPKLRVGKFEGGSAMLPAGATFTLDNSTEPGTVTRVHLPHPEILEAVSVGDRLLLDDGKIELRATRVGGGSIETSVVHGGKLSDKKGVSLPDTLLSVGALTEKDHADLLKALENDADWIALSFVQRPEDIIDVRKIVQGRAGVMAKIEKPQAVERLEEIIKLCDAFMIARGDLGVEMPLEQVPGLQKRMIRIARRYGKPVVVATQMLESMITSPVPTRAEVSDVSIAVFEGADAIMLSAESASGQYPVEAVATMNKVAVAVENDVNYRSIIRAQMTEPEATAADAISAATRQVAETLDLAAIVTYTSSGSTAIRAARERPSKPILALSPNYRTVRRLSVVWGIHCVETEDAVNLEDMVDRACVIAYQQGLARPGDRIAITAGIPLGTPGATNMLRIAFVRQDGTGSS, from the coding sequence ATGAGACGTTTGAGACGCGTTAAGATCGTTGCCACCCTGGGTCCGGCTTCCCAGGACGAGAAAACGATCGAGGAACTGGCGCGCGCCGGTGCCGATGTTTTCCGCATCAATATGAGCCATGCCAGCCATGAGCTCCTGGCCCAGACCGTCACCCGCATCCGCAACGTCGAAAAAGTGCTCAAGCATCCACTCGGCATCCTGGTGGACCTGCAGGGCCCCAAACTGCGCGTGGGCAAGTTCGAGGGCGGCTCGGCGATGCTGCCGGCCGGCGCCACCTTCACGCTCGACAATTCCACCGAGCCGGGCACTGTCACCCGCGTACACCTGCCGCATCCGGAAATCCTCGAGGCCGTGAGCGTGGGTGATCGCCTGCTGCTCGATGATGGCAAGATCGAACTGCGCGCCACCCGCGTCGGCGGAGGCTCGATCGAGACCAGCGTCGTCCATGGCGGCAAGCTTTCCGACAAGAAGGGCGTGAGCCTGCCCGATACCCTGCTTTCGGTCGGCGCGCTGACCGAAAAGGACCATGCCGATCTCCTGAAGGCGCTCGAGAACGACGCCGACTGGATCGCGCTGTCCTTCGTGCAGCGTCCCGAAGACATCATCGATGTCCGCAAGATCGTACAGGGCCGCGCCGGCGTCATGGCCAAGATCGAAAAGCCGCAGGCCGTCGAGCGTCTCGAAGAGATCATCAAGCTCTGCGACGCCTTCATGATCGCCCGCGGCGACCTGGGCGTGGAAATGCCGCTCGAACAGGTCCCGGGCCTGCAGAAGCGCATGATCCGTATCGCGCGCCGCTACGGCAAGCCGGTGGTCGTGGCCACCCAGATGCTCGAATCCATGATCACCTCGCCGGTCCCGACCCGCGCCGAAGTCTCGGACGTGTCGATCGCCGTGTTCGAAGGCGCCGATGCCATCATGCTTTCGGCCGAAAGCGCCTCGGGTCAGTATCCGGTCGAAGCGGTCGCCACCATGAACAAGGTGGCCGTGGCCGTCGAGAACGACGTCAACTACCGCTCGATCATCCGCGCGCAGATGACCGAGCCCGAAGCCACCGCGGCCGACGCCATTTCGGCGGCGACCCGCCAGGTGGCCGAGACGCTCGATCTGGCCGCCATCGTCACCTATACCTCGTCCGGCTCGACCGCTATCCGCGCCGCCCGCGAGCGTCCCTCCAAGCCGATCCTGGCGCTCTCGCCCAATTACCGCACCGTGCGCCGCCTCTCGGTGGTGTGGGGCATTCATTGCGTCGAGACCGAGGATGCGGTGAACCTCGAGGACATGGTCGATCGCGCCTGCGTCATCGCCTACCAGCAGGGCCTGGCCCGGCCGGGCGATCGCATCGCCATCACCGCCGGCATTCCGCTGGGTACGCCCGGCGCCACCAACATGCTGCGCATCGCCTTCGTGCGCCAGGACGGCACCGGCTCTTCCTGA
- a CDS encoding DUF1036 domain-containing protein — MAIGRLLLNSRLGFALIGALLCSPFISIEPAYADLRVCNETGNQVSIALGYRAERGWQSEGWWVATPQQCAVVYQGDLNSRFYYLYVADDIGGGAWDGSVYMCTRDESFTIFGVEDCLARGYERTGFFEVDTQNRTDWTLQLTENRDAIPEGDDATGEPLGDETGGVPPDQQDQQDPPPPDETTPAPEGPAAIQGSD; from the coding sequence ATGGCAATCGGCAGGCTTTTGCTCAATTCCCGTCTCGGTTTTGCCCTGATCGGCGCACTGCTATGCAGTCCGTTTATATCGATTGAACCCGCCTATGCCGACCTGCGAGTCTGCAACGAGACGGGCAATCAGGTATCGATCGCGCTCGGCTACCGGGCGGAGCGCGGCTGGCAGTCGGAGGGCTGGTGGGTCGCGACCCCGCAGCAATGCGCGGTGGTCTACCAGGGCGACCTCAATTCGCGCTTCTACTACCTCTATGTCGCCGACGATATCGGGGGCGGAGCCTGGGACGGCTCGGTCTATATGTGCACGCGCGACGAGAGCTTCACCATCTTCGGCGTCGAGGACTGCCTGGCGCGCGGCTATGAGCGCACCGGCTTCTTCGAGGTCGACACGCAGAATCGCACGGACTGGACGCTCCAGCTCACGGAAAACCGGGATGCCATTCCCGAGGGCGACGACGCCACCGGCGAACCGCTGGGCGATGAAACGGGCGGCGTGCCGCCCGACCAGCAGGACCAGCAGGACCCGCCGCCACCCGACGAGACCACACCCGCGCCGGAAGGACCGGCCGCTATTCAAGGTTCGGATTGA
- a CDS encoding amino acid ABC transporter permease produces the protein MRLDLSILVPHLGFLAQGALLTAQACGLALIGSLIMGALVAIARTSSSKWLRRVAFAYVDLFRNVPFIVQLFFFYYGLPELGIYIDAFTTGVLSLSIAGGAFASDVIRSGILAIDPGIIEAAEVSGLSRRTTFTKIVLPIALRTSIRPLGSVFVNLILTSSILSTITLNELTGTAKIVASDTFKPFEVYVVLLVVYAALTYIVSILIGLLHKRLNRDLIDGAVA, from the coding sequence TTGCGGCTCGATCTCTCAATTCTGGTGCCGCATCTGGGCTTTCTGGCCCAGGGCGCGCTGCTGACGGCGCAGGCCTGCGGGCTGGCGCTGATCGGCAGTCTCATCATGGGCGCGCTGGTCGCCATCGCACGCACCTCGTCATCGAAATGGCTGCGCCGGGTCGCCTTCGCCTATGTCGACCTCTTCCGCAACGTCCCCTTCATCGTCCAGCTGTTCTTCTTCTATTACGGCCTGCCCGAGCTCGGCATCTATATCGACGCCTTCACCACCGGCGTGCTCTCGCTCTCGATCGCCGGCGGCGCCTTTGCTTCCGACGTCATCCGCTCGGGCATCCTCGCCATCGATCCGGGCATCATCGAAGCGGCTGAGGTGAGTGGCCTCTCGCGCCGGACGACGTTCACGAAAATCGTGCTGCCCATCGCGCTCCGCACCTCGATCCGCCCGCTCGGCTCCGTCTTCGTCAACCTCATCCTCACCTCCTCGATCCTCTCGACCATCACGCTCAACGAGCTAACCGGCACCGCCAAGATCGTGGCGTCCGATACCTTCAAGCCCTTCGAGGTCTATGTGGTCCTGCTCGTCGTCTATGCGGCCCTGACCTACATCGTCTCGATCCTCATCGGACTCCTGCACAAGCGCCTCAACCGCGACCTCATCGATGGAGCCGTGGCCTGA
- a CDS encoding amino acid ABC transporter permease, with product MRYSEFTPFDIVLLAQGLGVTIGLFLATTLIGLLIGVGLATIRYYRLPVLTQIVTFITELLKNSPVLVQLFLVFFGLPAFFRINVTPVEAAVITMSGNTAAFIYVIAVSAIESIGRDQIEAARVFGLTRWQVLRHVIAPQATAFAIGPLTGLLVNQLQVTSLISVIGVMDLTKIGNTLNLRTLQPFVVWAVVGVLYYLCAKLIAWLGARLETRLRAHTAWKGL from the coding sequence ATGCGTTACTCTGAATTCACCCCCTTCGACATCGTGCTGCTGGCCCAGGGCCTGGGCGTCACGATCGGCCTGTTCCTCGCCACGACGCTTATCGGTCTCCTCATCGGCGTGGGCCTCGCCACCATCCGCTATTATCGCCTGCCGGTGCTCACGCAGATCGTGACCTTCATCACCGAGCTGCTCAAGAACTCGCCGGTCCTCGTTCAGCTCTTCCTGGTGTTTTTCGGCCTGCCGGCCTTCTTCAGGATCAACGTGACGCCGGTGGAAGCAGCCGTCATCACCATGTCGGGCAACACGGCGGCCTTCATCTACGTCATCGCCGTGTCGGCCATCGAATCCATCGGCCGCGACCAGATCGAGGCGGCGCGCGTCTTCGGGCTCACCCGCTGGCAGGTGCTGCGCCATGTCATCGCCCCGCAGGCCACGGCCTTCGCCATCGGGCCGCTGACGGGCCTCCTGGTCAATCAGCTCCAGGTGACTTCGTTGATCTCGGTGATCGGCGTCATGGACCTCACCAAGATCGGCAACACCCTCAACCTGCGTACCCTGCAGCCCTTCGTCGTCTGGGCCGTGGTCGGGGTGCTCTACTATCTCTGCGCCAAGCTCATCGCCTGGCTGGGTGCGCGTCTGGAAACGCGGCTGCGCGCCCACACCGCCTGGAAGGGCCTCTGA
- a CDS encoding isoaspartyl peptidase/L-asparaginase produces the protein MLLLANSEAYPGFQTSIDLLKKGEHGLDAMVAGIAHVERDVRVRSVGFGGWPNMLGRMEFDAGVMDGTTREVGSVGAVPDTLPVAALARKVMQKLPHVMLTGDGARRFATETGFSIDETLYEDSKRVWWERLEKELGPEGIKQFPDVPLAPLSKTITDPERVRDTTVFLCSDARQGIHTATSTSGWAWKYPGRLGDSPIPGAGFYADSRYGAAACTHTGEMTMRCSTARTVVLALKLGYSLGDAIKLAVEELAELTEGFLAGVVIHAIDAKGNHEVVNFRCPGDIAYWYWDETMSAPEKRAAKTV, from the coding sequence ATGCTGCTTCTCGCCAATTCCGAAGCCTATCCGGGTTTCCAGACCTCCATCGACCTCCTGAAGAAGGGCGAGCACGGCCTTGATGCCATGGTGGCCGGCATCGCCCATGTCGAGCGCGACGTGCGCGTGCGCTCGGTCGGCTTCGGTGGCTGGCCCAATATGCTCGGCCGCATGGAATTCGATGCCGGCGTCATGGATGGCACCACGCGCGAAGTCGGCTCGGTCGGCGCCGTGCCCGATACGCTCCCCGTCGCCGCGCTGGCCCGCAAGGTGATGCAGAAGCTGCCCCACGTCATGCTGACCGGCGATGGTGCGCGCCGCTTTGCCACTGAAACCGGTTTCTCGATCGACGAAACCCTCTACGAGGATTCCAAGCGCGTCTGGTGGGAGCGCCTCGAAAAGGAACTGGGGCCGGAAGGCATCAAGCAATTCCCCGATGTGCCGCTGGCGCCGCTGAGCAAGACCATCACCGATCCCGAGCGCGTGCGCGACACCACGGTGTTCCTGTGCTCGGACGCCAGGCAGGGCATCCACACGGCCACCTCCACGTCCGGCTGGGCCTGGAAATATCCGGGCCGGCTCGGCGACTCGCCCATTCCCGGCGCTGGCTTTTACGCCGATAGCCGCTATGGCGCGGCCGCCTGCACCCATACCGGCGAGATGACCATGCGCTGCTCGACCGCGCGCACGGTCGTCCTTGCCTTGAAGCTCGGCTATTCCCTCGGCGACGCCATCAAGCTCGCCGTCGAGGAGCTTGCAGAACTGACCGAAGGTTTCCTCGCTGGCGTCGTGATCCATGCGATCGACGCCAAGGGCAACCACGAGGTCGTCAATTTCCGGTGCCCCGGCGACATTGCCTATTGGTACTGGGACGAAACGATGTCCGCGCCTGAAAAGCGGGCAGCGAAAACGGTTTGA
- a CDS encoding DUF2312 domain-containing protein, which produces MAEDSVAQDQLKAFIERIERMEEEKAAIAADIREIYAEAKGNGFDTKVLRQVVKIRKQDHNERMEQEAILDLYLSALGMQAAPPEL; this is translated from the coding sequence ATGGCAGAAGACAGCGTCGCCCAGGATCAGCTCAAAGCCTTCATCGAGCGGATCGAGCGCATGGAAGAAGAAAAGGCCGCTATCGCTGCCGACATCCGCGAAATCTACGCCGAAGCCAAGGGCAACGGCTTCGACACCAAGGTGCTGCGCCAGGTCGTCAAGATCCGCAAGCAGGACCACAACGAGCGCATGGAACAGGAAGCCATCCTGGACCTCTATCTCTCCGCGCTCGGCATGCAGGCCGCTCCCCCCGAGCTCTGA
- a CDS encoding PLP-dependent aminotransferase family protein, whose protein sequence is MVDEAVRMEATSRIGLVMATIRQRIAGRSLVPGSRLPSVRSLAGSLQVSVSTVVEAYSRLAAEGAIVSRPGSGFYVATQVAPMTLAAIGPDLDRAIDPLWISRQSLEADDAIPKPGCGWLPATWLPEQSLRKGLRTLSRAGVDALSNYGSPLGLTPLRRLIGRRLGERGVEASPDQILLTESGTQAIDLLCRFLLEPGDTVVVDDPCYFNFQALLRAHRIRVAGVPYTPNGPDIEAFATILVERRPRLYITNSAVHNPTGATLSPAIAHRVLKLADQHGLVVIEDDIFADFEHTPAPRLAGFDGLERVIQIGSFSKTLSAAVRCGFIAARQEWIEGLIDLKIATAFGGGRLSEELIHAILADSSFRKHNEALRTRLERARRDVGARLRDLGIVPWTEPRAGMFLWCRLPEGRDSADLARAALAHNLVLAPGNAFSATQAAAGYMRFNVAQMQDERTFEILRSIL, encoded by the coding sequence ATGGTCGATGAAGCAGTACGGATGGAAGCAACGAGCCGTATAGGCCTCGTGATGGCCACCATCCGCCAGCGCATTGCCGGGCGCAGCCTCGTGCCCGGCTCCAGGCTGCCCTCGGTGCGCTCGCTGGCCGGATCGCTGCAGGTTTCCGTCTCGACCGTTGTGGAAGCCTATAGTCGGCTCGCCGCGGAAGGCGCCATCGTTTCGCGTCCCGGCTCGGGCTTTTACGTCGCCACCCAGGTGGCGCCGATGACGCTGGCCGCAATCGGGCCGGACCTCGACCGCGCCATCGATCCACTCTGGATTTCGCGCCAGTCGCTCGAAGCGGACGACGCCATTCCCAAGCCCGGTTGCGGCTGGCTGCCGGCGACGTGGCTACCCGAGCAGAGCCTGCGAAAAGGCCTGCGCACGCTTTCGCGCGCCGGCGTCGACGCGCTTTCCAACTATGGCTCGCCGCTCGGTCTCACACCCCTTCGCCGCCTTATCGGACGCCGTCTGGGCGAACGCGGCGTCGAAGCTTCGCCCGACCAGATCCTCCTCACCGAAAGCGGCACGCAGGCCATCGACCTCCTCTGCCGCTTCCTGCTGGAGCCGGGCGATACGGTGGTGGTCGATGACCCCTGCTATTTCAATTTCCAGGCGCTGCTGCGCGCCCATCGCATTCGCGTGGCGGGTGTGCCCTATACGCCCAACGGTCCCGATATCGAGGCCTTTGCCACGATCCTCGTCGAACGGCGCCCACGGCTCTACATCACCAATTCGGCCGTCCACAATCCGACGGGGGCGACCCTCTCGCCGGCCATTGCCCATCGCGTGCTCAAGCTTGCCGACCAGCACGGCCTCGTCGTCATCGAGGACGATATCTTCGCCGATTTCGAGCACACGCCCGCCCCGCGCCTTGCCGGGTTCGACGGGCTTGAGCGCGTCATCCAGATCGGCAGCTTTTCCAAGACGCTTTCCGCCGCCGTACGCTGCGGCTTCATTGCCGCCCGGCAGGAATGGATCGAGGGGCTTATCGACCTCAAGATCGCCACGGCCTTCGGCGGCGGCCGGCTCAGCGAGGAACTGATCCACGCAATCCTCGCCGATAGCAGCTTCCGCAAGCATAACGAGGCCCTGCGCACGCGCCTCGAACGGGCTCGCCGCGATGTCGGCGCCCGCCTGCGCGATCTCGGCATCGTGCCCTGGACGGAGCCGCGTGCCGGCATGTTCCTCTGGTGCAGATTGCCCGAAGGCCGGGATTCCGCCGATCTCGCCCGCGCCGCGCTGGCGCACAACCTTGTCCTGGCGCCAGGCAACGCCTTCAGCGCCACGCAGGCGGCCGCCGGCTATATGCGCTTCAACGTCGCCCAGATGCAGGACGAGCGGACTTTCGAGATCTTGCGCTCAATCCTCTGA
- a CDS encoding TetR/AcrR family transcriptional regulator, with the protein MSARERLLKRLRQAFLDHGYEQISMSALAELCGLTRRALYHHFSNKEEAFRFVLRFDNETAIRQGVAAGRVLIEKGATPVDILTEIMDVRYGENRRRLAASPHALEINDQAFRRARDLMIEAAVVFQSQLAEILAELDASGVIRLGSRVGPEALAQLLCDGARGSNQALPPIPLEQLRPRYAAVIEAILFGSVAKG; encoded by the coding sequence ATGTCTGCACGTGAGCGTCTATTGAAGCGCCTCAGGCAGGCGTTTCTGGACCATGGGTACGAACAGATCTCGATGAGCGCGCTGGCCGAATTATGCGGCCTGACGCGACGTGCGCTCTATCATCATTTTTCCAACAAGGAAGAAGCGTTCCGCTTCGTGCTGCGCTTCGACAACGAGACCGCCATCCGCCAGGGCGTGGCGGCCGGTCGCGTGCTGATCGAGAAGGGCGCCACGCCCGTCGATATCCTCACCGAGATCATGGATGTCCGCTACGGCGAGAACCGCCGTCGCCTCGCGGCCTCGCCCCATGCGCTCGAAATCAACGACCAGGCCTTCCGCCGCGCCCGCGACCTCATGATCGAGGCAGCGGTGGTGTTCCAGAGCCAGTTGGCCGAGATCCTTGCCGAACTCGACGCAAGCGGGGTGATCCGGCTGGGCTCGCGGGTCGGCCCGGAAGCGCTGGCGCAATTGCTGTGCGACGGCGCGCGCGGCAGCAACCAGGCCTTGCCGCCGATCCCGCTCGAGCAATTGCGGCCGCGCTATGCGGCGGTGATCGAGGCGATATTGTTCGGGTCGGTGGCCAAGGGGTAG
- a CDS encoding DNA alkylation repair protein, with protein sequence MPSAVEIMAELAALEEPKLRAANAERGDDHGVNLSALRAIAKRLKTQHELALELWASGDTAARLLATLIARPKTFSADELDAMIRDIRAPKLLDWFVTNLVKPGKHVEDLRLRWKDKPDLVGRAGWSLTTDRVVKTAQGLDLATLLDEIEAEMKDAPEPKQWAMNHCLAEIGIHHPEYRARAIRIGEKLKVLIDYPASPGCTPPYAPIWITEMVRRQDVG encoded by the coding sequence ATGCCTTCAGCCGTCGAGATCATGGCCGAGCTGGCCGCCCTGGAAGAGCCGAAGCTGCGCGCCGCCAATGCGGAGCGCGGTGACGATCATGGCGTCAACCTTTCGGCCCTACGCGCCATCGCCAAGCGCCTCAAGACGCAGCACGAGCTTGCCCTCGAACTCTGGGCCAGCGGCGATACTGCCGCCCGCCTCCTCGCCACGCTCATCGCCAGGCCCAAGACCTTCTCCGCCGACGAACTCGACGCCATGATCCGGGACATCCGCGCACCAAAACTGCTCGACTGGTTCGTGACCAACCTCGTCAAGCCGGGCAAGCATGTGGAAGACCTTCGCCTGCGCTGGAAGGACAAGCCGGACCTCGTCGGCCGCGCCGGCTGGAGCCTCACCACCGATCGCGTCGTCAAGACCGCGCAAGGCCTCGACCTCGCCACGCTGCTCGACGAGATCGAAGCGGAGATGAAGGACGCGCCCGAGCCCAAGCAATGGGCGATGAACCATTGCCTCGCCGAAATCGGAATTCATCACCCCGAATATCGCGCCCGCGCCATCCGCATCGGCGAAAAGCTCAAGGTGCTCATCGACTACCCCGCCTCTCCCGGCTGTACCCCGCCCTATGCCCCCATCTGGATCACCGAGATGGTCCGGCGACAGGACGTCGGCTAG
- a CDS encoding transporter substrate-binding domain-containing protein gives MKRILSTFAALALVAATALPATAGMIDDIRSRGTVRIGVSLGGEPIGFRDAQNNPVGYDVDVATMLAEKLGVPVEFTDVSGDARVSMLVSGQLDIVVANTSATLERAKSVNFSIPYNRAGLRIIVQKDAGIASLEDLAGKKVVVGRGTTGEAFLKKAVPTAELVYTDNFSPDGVLLLQQKRVDAGIEDSSLLDYLATKNDTLVTLPGLYSNDPIGIAVAKGDPEFVRWIDMFVSDYIQSGAYEANYKKWWGESANPPALNPLW, from the coding sequence ATGAAGCGCATTCTTTCCACCTTCGCCGCGCTGGCGCTCGTCGCCGCCACGGCTTTGCCCGCCACCGCCGGCATGATCGACGACATCCGCTCGCGCGGCACCGTCCGCATCGGCGTCTCGCTCGGCGGCGAGCCGATCGGCTTCCGCGATGCCCAGAACAATCCGGTCGGCTATGACGTCGACGTCGCCACCATGCTTGCCGAAAAGCTCGGCGTGCCGGTCGAATTCACCGACGTCTCGGGCGATGCCCGCGTCTCCATGCTCGTTTCCGGCCAGCTCGATATCGTGGTCGCCAACACTTCGGCTACGCTCGAGCGCGCCAAGTCGGTGAACTTCTCGATTCCTTACAACCGCGCCGGCCTGCGCATCATCGTCCAGAAGGATGCCGGCATCGCTTCGCTCGAAGACCTCGCCGGCAAGAAGGTCGTGGTCGGTCGCGGCACCACCGGCGAAGCCTTCCTCAAGAAGGCAGTCCCGACTGCCGAGCTCGTCTATACCGACAATTTCTCGCCCGATGGCGTGCTGCTGCTCCAGCAGAAGCGTGTTGACGCCGGCATCGAGGATTCTTCGCTCCTCGATTACCTCGCCACCAAGAACGATACCCTCGTGACCCTGCCGGGCCTCTATTCGAACGACCCGATCGGCATTGCCGTCGCCAAGGGCGATCCGGAATTCGTGCGCTGGATCGATATGTTCGTCTCCGACTACATCCAGTCGGGCGCCTACGAAGCCAATTACAAGAAGTGGTGGGGCGAAAGCGCCAACCCGCCCGCGCTGAACCCGCTCTGGTAA
- a CDS encoding amino acid ABC transporter ATP-binding protein — MIKAENVKKVFGTVTVLEDVNLTVNPGEVVTILGSSGSGKSTLIRCINGLEKLDGGRITVDEFDVAKPKELAEARKRSGTVFQLFNLYPHMTAVQNITLAPIEVLKRPRAEAEQEARELLASVGLGDRADAFPSQLSGGQRQRVGICRALAMKPRYLLLDEVTSALDPEMTAEVLNILAKLAAEGTTMVFVTHEIEFARQISDRIVFLEKGKLVVDLPTERFFAEDGGLANPRVAQFLSKMRKD, encoded by the coding sequence ATGATCAAAGCCGAAAACGTCAAGAAGGTCTTTGGCACCGTCACCGTCCTCGAGGACGTCAACCTCACGGTCAATCCGGGCGAGGTCGTCACGATCCTGGGCTCCTCGGGCTCGGGCAAGTCGACCCTCATCCGCTGCATCAACGGCCTCGAAAAGCTCGATGGCGGCCGTATCACGGTCGATGAGTTCGATGTCGCCAAGCCCAAGGAGCTGGCCGAGGCGCGCAAGCGCTCGGGCACGGTGTTCCAGCTCTTCAACCTTTATCCGCACATGACGGCGGTCCAGAACATCACCCTGGCCCCCATCGAAGTGCTGAAGCGCCCCAGGGCGGAAGCCGAGCAGGAAGCGCGTGAACTCCTGGCCTCGGTTGGCCTGGGCGATCGCGCCGATGCCTTCCCGTCCCAGCTTTCCGGCGGCCAGCGTCAACGCGTCGGCATCTGCCGGGCCCTGGCCATGAAGCCGCGCTATCTCCTCCTCGACGAGGTGACGAGCGCGCTCGATCCCGAAATGACCGCCGAGGTGCTCAACATCCTCGCCAAGCTCGCCGCCGAGGGGACGACCATGGTCTTCGTCACCCACGAAATCGAGTTTGCCCGCCAGATCTCTGACCGCATCGTCTTCCTCGAAAAGGGGAAGCTCGTGGTCGACCTCCCCACCGAACGTTTCTTCGCCGAGGACGGTGGGCTCGCCAATCCGCGCGTCGCCCAGTTCCTCTCCAAGATGCGCAAAGACTGA